GTCGCCACCCGGCAGGACGCCGGGTTGTCCTCCGCGTGGAACAGCTCGACCCGCTGCAAGCCGAGGACCTCGAACGCGTAGCCGGCAGCGGCCCGGACGGCCGTGCTGGCCGCCCCCCGGCCTCGGGCCTGCGGGGCAACCCAGTAGCCGACCTGTCCGCTGGAGCTGTGGGCGTCGAGCTCGTGCAGCGACACCGAGCCCACCACCCCGCCGCCGGGGTGGCACACGGCCCACGAGGCATGGCTGCCGTCCCAGTCGGCCCGGCTGGCGCACCAGGCCAGGGCGCCGTCCAGGTCCGTCGTGTCCGACGCGGACGGGTCCCACCGGACGATCTCCGGGTCCCCTGCCGCAGCCAGCACGGCCGGGGCGTCCGACTCGGCCCACGGCCGGAGCCGGTAGGGCCCCGCCACCAGCTCGACCGGGTGCCGCGGGGCGGGCGTGGCGATCGGGCCCGGCGCGTCGTCGAGCAGCCGGGCGTGCAGGTGGGCGTCGTCGAACCGGCCCTCGCCATCGTCGTGAGCCGCCCGCTCGACGCCCTCGAGGGCGAACCCGCAGGCCATCGCTACGTGGCAGGACGCGGTGTTGCCCACCGCGTGCCGCAGCGCGATCCGGCGCAGCCCTATCACCTCGAAGCCGTGCCGCGTCGCCGCCGCGACGGCCCGGGTGGCCACCCCGTGCCCGCGGGCGGACGGCGTCGTCCCGTAGCCGATCTCACCGAACCCCAGCGAGGGCTCGAGGCTGTGCAGCCCGACCCGGCCGAGGAAGCGCCCGGTCCCAGCGTCCCGCACCGCCCAGTCGATACGCTCCGGGGTGACCCGCCCGGCCAGCCAGGCGCGGGCGTCGTCCTCGGCGGTGACCCGGCGCAGCGAGTGCGCCCAGCGCAGGGTCACCGGGTCGGCCGCCAGGGCCAGCACCGCCGGGATGTCGGCGTCGGTCCAGGGGGTCAGCACGAGGCCGTCGCCGTGGACGACGGCGGTGGCCGACACGGACGGTTCCATGGCGCCATCCTCCACGGCGACGCGCTCAGGTCACCAACTGATTACGATGGGGCGGAAGCGGGGTGAAACCCCGCTGTCAGTCGTGCGTCCGGTTCCGGTCGCCCGCTCCCACCTTGGAGAAGCCGCGTGCCCGCCATCCTCGACAAGATCCTGCGTGCCGGCGAAGGCAAGATACTGAAGAAGCTGGTCCGGATCTCGGCCCAGGT
This Actinomycetes bacterium DNA region includes the following protein-coding sequences:
- a CDS encoding GNAT family N-acetyltransferase, giving the protein MEPSVSATAVVHGDGLVLTPWTDADIPAVLALAADPVTLRWAHSLRRVTAEDDARAWLAGRVTPERIDWAVRDAGTGRFLGRVGLHSLEPSLGFGEIGYGTTPSARGHGVATRAVAAATRHGFEVIGLRRIALRHAVGNTASCHVAMACGFALEGVERAAHDDGEGRFDDAHLHARLLDDAPGPIATPAPRHPVELVAGPYRLRPWAESDAPAVLAAAGDPEIVRWDPSASDTTDLDGALAWCASRADWDGSHASWAVCHPGGGVVGSVSLHELDAHSSSGQVGYWVAPQARGRGAASTAVRAAAGYAFEVLGLQRVELFHAEDNPASCRVAT